One Sphingobium sp. Cam5-1 genomic window, GCCGTTGATGTCGCTGACCAATGCGATAGCGGCGGTTGTGATTGTGGGGGCGATCACGATCACGGGTGAGGCGGGCGCAACGCCGCTGGCCAAGACGCTGGGCTTCATCGCGGTGTTCTGCGCGACGGTGAACCTTGTGAGCGGGTTCATGATCACCGATCGCATGCTCAAGATGTTCAAGCCGCGGGGGAAGTAACAGATGGACGCCTTCGTACCCTTCGCGGCGATTGTCGCGTCCGCTTTGTTCATCCTGTCGCTGATGTGGATGAGCCATCCCTCGACCGCCCGTCGCGGCGTGCGCGCGGGCGAGATCGGCATGGTCATCGCCATCGTCGGCGCGCTGGTCCAGCATGAGGTGGTGGACTATAATCTGATCATCATCGCGATGATCGCGGGCGCGGCGGCGGGCATTCCGATGGCGCTGCTGATGCCGATGACGGCGATCCCGCAGCGAACCGCCATCTCCCACGCCTTTGGCGCGCTGGCTGTAGGCCTGATCGGTGCGGCGGAATATTACAAGCATGCCCATGCGGAATATGCGGGCGGCTTCATCCTGTGGGCGCTGATGTTCGAGATGCTGCTGGGTTTCCTGACCTGCACGGCCTCGATCATCGCCTTTGCCAAGCTGCAGGAGCTGATGGGCAGCCGTCCGGTCTCTTTCCCCGGCCAGCGCATCGTCAATGGCGCGGTGGCGCTGGCGACGGTGGCGATCGGCATCATGCTCGCGATCGATCCGACGCAGACCTGGCTGTTCCCGCTGTTCGCCGGCCTGGCGCTGCTGTTCGGCATATTGCTGGTCATCCCGATCGGCGGGGCGGACATGCCGACGGTCATCGCGCTTCTGAACAGCTATGCGGGCCTTGCGGCATCGGCGATGGGCTTTGCGCTGGGTAACAAGCTGCTGATCGTGGCGGGCGCGCTCGACGGCGCATCGGGCTTCATCCTGGCGCTGGTGATGTGCAAGGCGATGAACCGCAGCTTTGCCAACGTCATGTTCGGCGGCTTCGGCAAGGTGGTCGCAGGCGCTGCGGGCGGCAAGGACGACCGCGTCGTACGCTCGGCGTCTGCCGAGGAAGCCGCGATGCAGCTGGAAAATGCCAGCAGCGTGGTCATCATCCCCGGCTATGGCATGGCCGTCGCCCAGGCGCAGCACAAGGTCAGCGAGCTGTATCAGGCGCTCACCAGGAAGGGCGTGGACGTCAAGTTCGCGATCCACCCGGTGGCGGGCCGCATGCCCGGCCACATGAACGTGCTGCTGGCCGAAGCCAACGTGCCTTACGAACAGCTGGTCGACCTTGACGACATCAACCCTGAACTGCCGCAGGCGGACGTTGCGGTGATCATCGGCGCGAACGACACGGTGAACCCGTCGGCGCGCGACGATCCGCAGAGCGCGATTGCGGGGATGCCGATCATCGAGGCGGACAGGGCCAAGTCTGTGTTCGTGATCAAACGCTCGATGAACGCGGGCTTCGCCGGGATCGACAATCCGATCTACTATAACAGCAACACCCAAATGCTGTTCGGCGACGCCAAGGACATGGTCGGTTCCATCGCCAAGGAACTTAGCGGAGGCGGCTCAGGCCTCCACTGATCGCCATCCACTTTCCCTCAACTACGCCACCGACCAAAGTGCCAACAATGACACTTTACCCTCGGGCAAAGTGTCATTCGTGACAAAAGCGACCAATGCCCAACGCAAGGGATTCACATTGGCCTCCACCTGTGCTTGATTCGTCCCCGCTATGTTTCACGGTTCGATCAAGCCTCGTTCTTCGGCCAGTGGCGATTTGTCCGCCCTGCTGGACCGGCTTGCCCATGTCAGCACGCGGCCCCGCTACGCCTTCATGCTGCTGACCCTGATTGCCGAAGCGGCACGCCCGGACGGCAGTGCCGGTCCGTTAGTGGCGAAAGAGGGCGGCTTGCAGCCCCTGCGCGACTGGTTGTGCGACGCGCTGACCCCCATGGGCGGCCGCGATCCCCGCCGCATGGCGCTGACCGCGCGCGTGCGAGCGGAACTTGCCATACAGGGGCGCCTTCCCGTCGATCCCGACGCCGCCAGTCTTGCGGTTGAAGAGGAAGTGAAGCTGCGCGTCCGCGCTTCGGGCAAGACCAACCTTAGCCGCGCCGTATCGGAAATGGTCGCGGCGGGCTTGCTGCGCCGTCATTATCAGGGCTACCGCGTCGATCACCATAATCGCGGCGCACAGCGGCAGGCCGTCTATACGCTGACCGGCCTCGCTCGCATTCTGATAGCATCCGCCGCCATGCCGCCCATGCAGCCGCCGATTTCCCCGCCAGTATCCGCGCCAGTGCGCCCGCGACAGGGGGAGCTTGGTCTCTGACCGCCCCGATCGGATTACCGATGGAACAGGCCCACGGCGTCCGGCCATACTCTACCTAACGCCGCGCGTTCGATGCTTCTTGGCCATCCCCCCAATGACGCACATATACCGACGCGCATATGGCTCCATCGCCCGCGACGTCATCGGGCGAATGCCAACTGCCATTGGCGGGCTTAAGACGAACCGGTTCAGGTTGAGCACCACATGTGGACCCTTTCGTCTCCAACATCGTTTCCCATCCGTTCATATTAACCTTTGCAGGCAAAATCGATGCTTCTGGAGGTCGGCGAAATGGGACAGGCATTCCCAATGAAGTACTTGCCGCTATCCATGACAATTAGGGGCGGCCTGCGGTCCATTGACGCGCCCCGGTCCGGAAAACCGTTCGCGATGGCGCGGCTGATCGGTAAACGCGCCGCCATCAACGCGGTGTCCCGGCCATGACTGTCATCACCCGCCTGTCCGCTCCGGCGCGCCCCGCCATCCGTAGGCTCTCCGCGCTCGCCCCTCTGGATCAGGATGCGGAGGCGGCGCTGGCCGATGCCGCCCTGCGCAGCCGCATATTGAAGCCCGCCCGCGAACTGATCGCGGAGGGCGGGCCTGTTCCAAACCCGCTGCTGATCCTCAATGGCTGGGCCGCTCGAACGCGCTTCCTGCCCGATGGACGGCGGCAGATCATGAGCATAATCCTGCCCGGCGACCTCATCGGCAATTGCCATCACGACCGCCCCTTGTCGGTATCGACCGTCGTCGCGCTCAGCCAGCTGACGGTCTGCGCCGCGCCGTCCATCGGCTCCCCGGCGCTTCAGCAGGCTTACCGGATCAGCCACGCCTTGGACGAAGCCTATCTGCTTGCCCAGATCACGCGCCTCGGCCGCCTCAGCGCGGAGGAACGGCTCGCCGATCTCATGCTGGAATTGCGCGACCGTTTGGCGCTGTGCGGACTGGTGAGTGAGGGCAGCTTTGCATGGCCGCTGACGCAGAACGCCCTTGCCGATGCCCTCGGCCTGACGTCCGTTCACGTCAACCGCACATTGCAACAGATGCGGCGGCGTGGCGATGTCATCCTGCGTTCGGGCCGCCTGCAACTGACCGATGAGGCCAAACTCGCCAAGCGGGTGGGCCATGTACCGGTGCGCGTGACCGCCAGGGACGACTGACCTTCAACTGACAAAGAACGGGCCATTGCGCCAACCGCAACGGCCCGTCCATTATCTCGGAAAAGAAGGGAGCGTCAGCTCTTGGCTTCGGCCCCGGCCGGTGCCGCTTTTGCGCGAGGCTTGCGTGCTGCCTTGGCCGCCTTCGGCTGCGCGCCGTCAGCCGCCTTTGCCGAAGCGGCTGCGGGCTTCGCCGCTGCCTTGGCGGGCTTTGCAGCCTTCGCTACCTTGCGCGCGGGAGCCTTCGCATTGGCTTCGGCACCGGCTGCCTTCGGTGCCGCCTTGGCGCCTGCATCCGCCTGCGCGGGTGCGGCTGCCTTCACGCCATTGGCGGCTGCGGGCTTGCGGCCCAGGCCAAGGCGCGTGGCAACCGCGCGGCGCGCTTCGGAATAGCTGGGCGCAACCAGCGGATAGGATTTGGGCAGATTGTAGCGCTGGCGATATTCGTCCGGCGAAAGGCCATTCGTCGCCAAATGGCGCTTCAGCGTCTTGTATGGCTTGCCGTCGATCATGCTCAGGATGTGGTCGGGTGACGACAGGCTTTTGCGAACGGAAACGGCCGGTGTGTAAGTCGCTGCCTGCGCCTCGGCAGACTCCGCAGCCGGATCTTCAGTCAAGGCGATCCGGGTGGTCCGGATAAGCTCGGCGAGCCCCTCGCTCGTAACCGAATTGTTGGAGACAAACGCACTCAAAAGCTGAACTGTGAGCGTCGTGATGTCGGGCTGCGAATTTTCAGACATTGGCACGCTTCTCCGCACTGAATAACTGTGGCGACCTTCTGCGCGCTTTCAACTCAAATGTAAATCACCTTCACTCTTTTAGTGTGGCGATATCTGTCCCTATGAAGGACGCTTCTGATGTTCCGCTGCTGCGGCGCCCTTAGTAGAGGGCTGATCTTGTCCTGGCTCATTATCGACATGATGGGTGAAGATGTTGATTGAACGCGGCTCTACCCACAATTTGGGTCGTAACCATCTTATATATTGTCGCCGGGGGGGGAGCGCGGAATGCGCATCCAAAATACGCCGCCATCGCCGAAAGTAACCGGCCGTCGCGTTGCGGACCAAAAAAAAGGGCCGGTCCAAAAAGGACCGGCCTAATGAGTTTTTAGGAGAGGATGCCTGAAAGGCAGGGCGGCATTTGCCGCCGCGATCCTCTTCTGACAATTGTTTAGATCGGCATGTCGATTGCACGTCATGCAATCGTAACATTCACGGCGCCCCATTCCTTGCCGGAAGGGACGCCCGGCCCGTTAGCCGTTCAGCTGATCCTTGACCGCCTTTGCGGGCGTGAAGGTCAGCTTCTTCGATGCTGCGATCTGGATGGTTGCGCCGGTCGACGGATTGCGGCCTTCACGTGCCGGCTGATCCTTGACCTTGAACTTCCCAAAGCCGCTCAGCGAAACTTCGTCACCCTTGGCAGCGGCGCCAGCGATAGCGGCAAACACGCCGTCCACATATTTGCGGGCGTCGGCCTTGGTCAGGCCATGCTCGGCTGCAACTGCTTCGGCGAGTTCGGTATTGTTCATCGATCGTCTCCCTTTCGTGGACGACGGGTCTTAACCTGTCTCATCGCCCGCAACTAGGGGTGTTTTTGCCCATTAACCGATATTTTCGTGCCGGATTCGACATATTTTGGGGGTTGGTGACGTCCATGCGCCTGCTCGTGCCGCGCGAATCTCTCTCTCTGCGCGCATTCATGCCGCAGACTCGATTCCCCTACCGACAGGCTCAATCGGCACGCTTGCGCCGCCGGAGCCGTCCGCCCAGCGCCATGTCCTTCATGACCACGCGCGCGGCATTATGTCCCGCCGCGCCCGTGACACCGCCGCCCGGATGGGTGCCCGCGCCGCACATATAAAGCCCTTCGGCAGGTCCGCGATAACCGGCATGGCCCAGCACCGGCCGTGCCGCCCACAATTGGTCCAGCGTCATCGCGCCATGCATGATGTCGCCACCCATCATCCCGAACCTCCGCTCAAGGTCCAATGGCGAGAATATGTCCCGCGCGATCACGGACGCCGCAAAGCCGGGCGCATAAGCGTCCACCGTCGCGATCACATCATCCGCTGCTTGGCTCCGCGCATCGTCCCAGCTTCGTCCATCGGGCAGCTGTGGCGCGAACTGCTGGCAAAACAGGCTCGCTACATGGCATCCGGGCGGCGCCAGGCTGTCGTCGACAATCGACGGGATCAGCATCTCGACGATCGGCGCGGATGACCAGCCCCTTGTCTTCGCGTCCATGAAGGCGCGGTCCATATAGTCCATGT contains:
- a CDS encoding NAD(P) transhydrogenase subunit alpha; the encoded protein is MNAFNADYLFVFILAAFLGFQLIKKVSPLLHSPLMSLTNAIAAVVIVGAITITGEAGATPLAKTLGFIAVFCATVNLVSGFMITDRMLKMFKPRGK
- a CDS encoding NAD(P)(+) transhydrogenase (Re/Si-specific) subunit beta — its product is MDAFVPFAAIVASALFILSLMWMSHPSTARRGVRAGEIGMVIAIVGALVQHEVVDYNLIIIAMIAGAAAGIPMALLMPMTAIPQRTAISHAFGALAVGLIGAAEYYKHAHAEYAGGFILWALMFEMLLGFLTCTASIIAFAKLQELMGSRPVSFPGQRIVNGAVALATVAIGIMLAIDPTQTWLFPLFAGLALLFGILLVIPIGGADMPTVIALLNSYAGLAASAMGFALGNKLLIVAGALDGASGFILALVMCKAMNRSFANVMFGGFGKVVAGAAGGKDDRVVRSASAEEAAMQLENASSVVIIPGYGMAVAQAQHKVSELYQALTRKGVDVKFAIHPVAGRMPGHMNVLLAEANVPYEQLVDLDDINPELPQADVAVIIGANDTVNPSARDDPQSAIAGMPIIEADRAKSVFVIKRSMNAGFAGIDNPIYYNSNTQMLFGDAKDMVGSIAKELSGGGSGLH
- a CDS encoding Crp/Fnr family transcriptional regulator encodes the protein MTVITRLSAPARPAIRRLSALAPLDQDAEAALADAALRSRILKPARELIAEGGPVPNPLLILNGWAARTRFLPDGRRQIMSIILPGDLIGNCHHDRPLSVSTVVALSQLTVCAAPSIGSPALQQAYRISHALDEAYLLAQITRLGRLSAEERLADLMLELRDRLALCGLVSEGSFAWPLTQNALADALGLTSVHVNRTLQQMRRRGDVILRSGRLQLTDEAKLAKRVGHVPVRVTARDD
- a CDS encoding MucR family transcriptional regulator: MSENSQPDITTLTVQLLSAFVSNNSVTSEGLAELIRTTRIALTEDPAAESAEAQAATYTPAVSVRKSLSSPDHILSMIDGKPYKTLKRHLATNGLSPDEYRQRYNLPKSYPLVAPSYSEARRAVATRLGLGRKPAAANGVKAAAPAQADAGAKAAPKAAGAEANAKAPARKVAKAAKPAKAAAKPAAASAKAADGAQPKAAKAARKPRAKAAPAGAEAKS
- a CDS encoding HU family DNA-binding protein; translation: MNNTELAEAVAAEHGLTKADARKYVDGVFAAIAGAAAKGDEVSLSGFGKFKVKDQPAREGRNPSTGATIQIAASKKLTFTPAKAVKDQLNG